A region from the Candidatus Gracilibacteria bacterium genome encodes:
- the recA gene encoding recombinase RecA yields the protein MTNDDKKKAIELALAQIEKNFGKGSIMRMGETKAVEIETIPTGSLSLDLALGGGIPKGRVVEIYGPESSGKTTLALHVIAEAQKQGGQAAFIDAEHALDPLYAQKIGVDLKNLLISQPDNGEQALEITETLVRSNAVDIIVVDSVAALTPRAEIEGEMGDAHMGLQARLMSQALRKLTAAISKSKVSVIFINQIRMKIGVMYGNPETTPGGNALKFYASVRMDIRRVSQIEGSTEQGKELTGNHVRVKIVKNKIAPPFKTAEFDIMYSTGISTSGDLLDLGATYEFVHRSGAFYTYGELKLGQGRENAKKFLEENPKVMKELDKSIRGKVKAMVA from the coding sequence ATGACGAACGACGATAAGAAAAAAGCCATTGAGCTCGCTTTGGCTCAAATTGAAAAAAACTTTGGCAAAGGATCAATTATGCGTATGGGGGAAACCAAGGCGGTTGAAATTGAAACCATTCCAACCGGCTCTCTTTCTTTAGACCTTGCTTTGGGTGGAGGCATCCCAAAAGGTCGTGTTGTGGAGATTTACGGACCTGAATCTTCGGGAAAAACCACCCTCGCGCTCCATGTGATTGCCGAAGCGCAAAAACAAGGAGGGCAAGCCGCATTCATCGATGCGGAACATGCTCTCGATCCCCTTTATGCTCAAAAAATCGGGGTTGATCTCAAAAACTTACTCATTTCTCAACCTGATAACGGAGAACAAGCGCTTGAAATCACCGAAACACTCGTACGATCCAATGCCGTCGATATCATCGTCGTGGATTCCGTGGCTGCGCTCACGCCTCGCGCCGAAATTGAGGGAGAAATGGGGGATGCGCACATGGGCTTGCAAGCTCGCCTTATGAGTCAGGCCCTACGCAAACTCACCGCCGCGATCAGTAAATCAAAAGTGTCTGTGATTTTCATCAACCAAATCCGCATGAAAATCGGAGTCATGTATGGAAATCCGGAAACCACGCCTGGAGGAAATGCCCTTAAATTTTATGCGTCGGTACGCATGGACATTCGCCGCGTGAGCCAAATCGAAGGATCCACGGAACAAGGAAAAGAACTCACCGGCAATCATGTGCGTGTAAAAATCGTAAAAAACAAGATTGCACCTCCTTTCAAAACCGCGGAATTCGACATCATGTATTCCACCGGAATTTCCACCAGCGGGGACCTATTGGATTTGGGCGCGACCTATGAATTCGTGCACCGCTCCGGAGCGTTTTACACGTACGGAGAACTCAAATTGGGCCAAGGCCGGGAAAATGCTAAAAAATTCCTTGAGGAAAACCCAAAAGTCATGAAGGAACTTGATAAAAGCATTCGAGGGAAGGTCAAAGCAATGGTGGCTTAA
- a CDS encoding regulatory protein RecX: protein MNSDPLNPKHAILLTEYSLRLLSRRSYTMYEMEKKLRQRFKKFFNPGEGIKTGVEGAELGQDPVPSILSRLQTLGYLNDPQFCERWVEERCRLRPRGKYALTQELRKKGIPKEVLDSYWEGREKSNNVLDELPLASRLIEKKRSLLEKRYEPYQVKQKLSFYLASRGFSPDTIHRALDKTISSR from the coding sequence ATGAATTCCGATCCATTAAATCCAAAACATGCGATTCTTTTGACTGAATATTCGTTAAGACTTCTCTCTCGACGATCGTATACCATGTATGAAATGGAGAAAAAACTTCGACAACGATTTAAGAAATTTTTTAACCCTGGGGAGGGTATAAAGACGGGAGTTGAGGGGGCGGAGCTCGGGCAAGATCCCGTTCCCTCTATTCTCTCCCGATTGCAAACATTGGGCTACCTCAATGACCCTCAATTTTGTGAACGTTGGGTGGAAGAACGTTGCCGATTACGTCCTCGAGGAAAATATGCCCTTACTCAAGAATTGCGCAAAAAAGGGATTCCTAAAGAAGTCTTGGATTCTTATTGGGAGGGCCGAGAAAAATCAAACAATGTACTGGATGAATTGCCTCTGGCTTCCCGCCTTATTGAAAAAAAACGCTCGCTTTTGGAAAAACGTTACGAACCTTATCAAGTAAAACAAAAGCTTTCTTTTTATCTCGCATCACGCGGATTTTCTCCTGATACCATCCATCGAGCGCTTGACAAAACAATCAGCTCCCGTTAA
- the nusA gene encoding transcription termination factor NusA: MQSQFLAAINELCESKNLPKDVIIETVKAALRAAYRKDYGTREQNIDVELTDSGNFATIYIIKEVVKKVEDDEIEITVKDAKAYKKDAKVGDQIRIDVTPASYGRIAAQSAKQVILQRLQEAERDMMYEAFKDRENELINALIHRVEDRNVYVDLGNITTFLPYDQQMPNERYYGGQRIKLYLDKVIKTTKGPQLLISRTHPNLVRKLMELEIPEIREGVVEVKGVSREPGIRCKVAVSSKDKKVDPIGACVGQKGVRVTAVMDELNGERIDIIEFCEEPSKFIAAALSPAKITHIKLDQNAKRASVFVAQDQRPLAIGKNGQNVRLASQLTGWEIDILDAVALSETDKAAPAPGRNGTAVESAKTPAGEPVVVGPKVLKITDLEGISPEIVEKLAAVNLIELEQIKGLSVKDFMSIEGINEEVANILVEELKKVK, encoded by the coding sequence ATGCAATCTCAATTCCTCGCCGCCATCAATGAGCTGTGCGAAAGCAAAAATCTTCCCAAAGATGTCATTATCGAAACCGTAAAGGCTGCCTTGCGCGCCGCATATCGCAAGGACTATGGAACCCGCGAACAAAATATTGATGTTGAGCTCACGGATTCGGGAAATTTTGCCACGATTTACATCATTAAAGAGGTGGTAAAAAAAGTCGAAGACGATGAGATTGAAATCACGGTTAAGGATGCCAAGGCTTATAAAAAAGACGCCAAAGTTGGCGATCAAATTCGAATCGATGTGACCCCGGCAAGCTATGGCCGTATCGCGGCCCAATCCGCCAAACAGGTCATTCTTCAACGCCTGCAAGAAGCCGAGCGCGACATGATGTACGAAGCGTTTAAGGATCGTGAAAACGAACTTATCAATGCGCTCATCCATCGCGTCGAAGATCGCAACGTGTATGTGGATCTTGGAAACATCACGACGTTTCTTCCGTATGACCAACAAATGCCGAATGAACGCTACTACGGCGGACAACGAATCAAACTTTATCTCGACAAAGTCATCAAAACCACCAAAGGCCCTCAACTGCTCATTTCCCGAACGCACCCCAATTTGGTGCGAAAACTCATGGAGCTTGAAATCCCCGAGATTCGTGAAGGAGTAGTGGAAGTCAAAGGCGTTTCTCGCGAACCCGGGATCCGTTGCAAAGTGGCCGTGAGCTCCAAAGATAAAAAAGTGGACCCGATCGGCGCTTGTGTGGGTCAAAAAGGCGTGCGCGTCACCGCGGTTATGGACGAACTCAACGGCGAACGCATCGACATCATCGAATTCTGCGAAGAACCTTCTAAATTCATTGCCGCAGCCCTTTCTCCGGCCAAAATCACGCATATCAAATTGGACCAAAACGCCAAACGCGCGAGTGTTTTTGTGGCACAGGATCAACGTCCTCTCGCCATTGGGAAAAACGGCCAAAATGTAAGACTTGCTTCACAACTTACGGGTTGGGAAATCGATATTTTAGATGCTGTGGCCTTGAGTGAAACGGATAAAGCCGCTCCTGCACCGGGACGCAACGGCACCGCAGTTGAAAGCGCCAAGACTCCTGCCGGCGAACCCGTTGTAGTTGGGCCCAAAGTGCTTAAAATCACAGACCTCGAAGGCATTTCCCCTGAAATCGTTGAAAAACTGGCAGCGGTTAACCTTATTGAGCTCGAACAAATCAAGGGCTTGTCTGTCAAAGACTTCATGTCCATCGAAGGGATCAATGAAGAGGTGGCGAACATCTTGGTGGAAGAACTCAAAAAGGTGAAATAA
- a CDS encoding right-handed parallel beta-helix repeat-containing protein, translated as MKLLKSLFFTSLFLGSFFVFGFAQAKALTYYVDNSSTREYDPFNLGEESEIVFHPNWGSAEKPYKNIDDVLTRFLDRQDYELASYFDSGLDIRVCGTGTYGLLVKYNSEHLSSTEMEHSSSILFNILPWTGPLSPCGRTNNIQASITIPDNDASFAWITLKGFNFLAGSGIRIQDDANQISIQNNTFSGSTSIQVPSPSSGYYVSEGGGVYIENNTFSTTAPAAISIDYVPTRIINNVFNNGKVALNFNTLSSSFSGNTFNGGSISFNNVSGFGIDDNHFLSGATVTLLNNSSFGEMSGNEFVSPSSTSYVLQVKEGSTIFTLENNTFRAPNGAFFDADSAIYEISNNNFSSGLGMPGGTGIFIESENKAGDITSSGLVVFSSNIFVLYEDAVNLASSIQRVEDNQFQGCEDGYHLGTDDANLVSVSGDIFSGVDYPFHVVLGTLALSAVELDAIEATGGIAVFLLENGASVKTIQNAHATGFDIGVLSRQLTTPLLVSGNDFNNIYTGVLVESKPGEYIGIQSGEMAESGTTALVQIWSNHFTNDEEMDDYDTLGIAGASSNLDIFYNVFSGFNQIVSAYDSYIDKITFNEYEGSDFYIEKPAIHLVLVEGNSSHNPVLYANNHSHSKYPYELYLDNSVFGSSVYDIHHIKIKVAQETLSSSEADIYAQNDSSFSGTFSIQTEEVSLNGPRGIVSVGQGTDLDIQGTQFNNSLYGISFTDESGGSYSADININDSRFLNCQNAIYGLGTGDSLIINSISNNIFNEVNFPIYLDGMASINTISKNTIGEAGMGMTFMNSTLDGSIFSNKLTNTSLTGISFSGSTLNGNIYGNTLSGSANGIYLEGNTLGGSIFNNVITHTSGSGVAFDGNYLGKPEFYILNNSFDQNVHDLSFLNGDTAAKTMIYNNLFSFSVDGPITAEDNSLDNAWVDSNLFQISTETQPVADLNGTSYSLNAFNNHMSTIMEETPDNFYDWLHSSPYYNATGGNYNLKPASFAVDAGDDFGIVSADISGAARVSGGGMDLGAFEFIVSSDTDGDKLWDESEESWGADPSVADSDEDGLADGEETTLYRTSPVEADSDADAASDGDEIMAGSDPLNSSSTPIYDDTDGDGLYDYEETGEYGTDPNDSDSDDDGLNDGEEVNGTRGYVTDPLLADTDSDTLNDGEEYEHGTNPTDPDSDDDSVNDGLDLCLSTPIGEAVNSVGCAASERDSDGDGVYDDADAFPSDSTEWADADNDGMGDNADACDATPSGSTIDSNGCAASERDTDNDGVNDSFDLCPATPVGAEVNSVGCSTSERDSDGDGVYDDADAFPSDSTEWADADNDGMGDNADACDATPSGSTIDSNGCAASERDTDNDGVNDSFDLCPATPTGVAVNSVGCAASERDTDGDGVNDDTDVFPSDSTEWADADNDGMGDNADACDATPSGSTIDSNGCATSELDTDGDGSMDDVDACPTVAFVSGYDTNLDGCTDNSDNDDFTDDLDACPAEDSRGFDSNSDGCIDDTDGDGVKDDVDLCPATTETTGLDAYGCSDMDRRTDSDGDGVYDDSDAFPTDPTEWSDSDDDGYGDNEADAFPSDGSEWADSDGDGMGDNADACDATPSGSTIDSSGCAASERDTDGDGVYDSLDLCPSTPTGESADANGCSASQRDTDGDGYMDDVDVCVSEDSRGYDDGTGCIADTDNDGVKDNVDVCASTPTGETADSTGCSASQRDTDGDGMDDAWETLYGLDPSNPSDAALDEEGDGLTNLKEYNYETDPTAFDSSVYYSDTGDFGVTYGTGANAALGKTVTPDITAYGYHSTNLVDGNISSLAYPASTTFDYEIDLGEAEPLESVLLYWGYFGGPIYISDWALSGTLSDGTEVILAQAPFSPNTYQTLVMLDPGLQGLEFTKLEIFASSDVGNWIGMFELFAYEL; from the coding sequence ATGAAATTGCTTAAATCGTTATTTTTCACTTCCCTTTTTCTGGGATCTTTTTTTGTGTTTGGGTTTGCGCAGGCCAAAGCCCTTACTTACTACGTCGACAACTCATCGACGAGAGAATATGATCCTTTCAATTTAGGGGAAGAATCCGAAATTGTTTTCCACCCAAACTGGGGATCTGCGGAAAAACCTTATAAAAACATTGATGATGTCCTTACTCGATTCTTGGATCGCCAAGACTATGAGCTTGCTTCTTATTTTGATTCGGGACTAGACATCCGCGTATGCGGTACCGGCACTTATGGTCTTCTGGTTAAATATAACTCCGAACATCTTTCCTCTACCGAGATGGAGCATAGTTCCTCTATCTTGTTTAACATCCTTCCGTGGACCGGCCCTCTGTCCCCTTGCGGAAGAACCAATAACATCCAAGCTTCTATTACTATTCCCGACAACGATGCTTCCTTTGCTTGGATTACCCTAAAAGGATTCAATTTTCTAGCTGGTTCTGGGATCAGGATTCAAGATGATGCCAATCAGATTTCAATCCAAAACAATACTTTTAGTGGAAGTACTTCTATCCAAGTTCCGTCCCCATCTTCCGGCTATTATGTTTCGGAAGGTGGAGGGGTCTATATCGAAAACAATACTTTTTCCACCACGGCGCCCGCAGCCATTTCCATTGATTATGTTCCAACTCGGATAATAAACAATGTTTTCAATAATGGGAAAGTCGCATTGAATTTCAACACTCTTAGTTCCTCTTTTTCCGGGAATACTTTTAACGGCGGTTCCATTTCATTTAATAATGTCAGCGGTTTCGGAATTGATGATAATCATTTTTTGAGCGGAGCCACGGTAACCCTTCTTAATAACTCTTCTTTTGGGGAAATGTCCGGAAATGAATTTGTGTCCCCCTCTTCCACGTCTTATGTGTTACAAGTTAAGGAAGGTTCCACTATTTTTACGTTAGAAAATAATACATTTAGAGCTCCTAATGGCGCTTTTTTTGACGCGGATTCGGCGATTTACGAGATTTCAAATAATAATTTTTCTTCAGGCTTGGGAATGCCGGGAGGTACCGGGATTTTCATCGAATCGGAAAATAAAGCCGGAGATATTACTTCTAGCGGTTTGGTTGTTTTTTCTTCAAATATTTTTGTCCTTTATGAAGATGCCGTAAACCTTGCATCCTCCATTCAAAGAGTCGAAGACAATCAATTCCAGGGCTGTGAAGATGGTTATCATTTAGGAACCGATGACGCCAATTTAGTGTCGGTAAGCGGTGATATTTTTAGTGGGGTGGATTATCCGTTCCATGTCGTGCTCGGGACATTGGCGCTTTCCGCGGTTGAACTTGACGCCATCGAGGCAACCGGTGGTATTGCGGTCTTTCTTCTTGAAAATGGCGCATCTGTTAAAACCATTCAAAATGCACATGCCACGGGATTTGACATTGGGGTTTTAAGTCGCCAACTCACTACACCGCTTTTGGTTTCCGGAAATGATTTCAATAATATTTACACCGGAGTTCTTGTTGAATCCAAGCCCGGAGAATACATAGGAATTCAATCCGGAGAAATGGCCGAATCAGGAACTACCGCCCTTGTTCAAATCTGGAGCAACCACTTTACCAATGATGAAGAAATGGATGATTATGACACCCTTGGAATTGCCGGAGCTTCGTCTAATTTAGATATTTTCTACAATGTTTTTTCCGGTTTCAACCAAATTGTTTCCGCTTATGACAGCTATATTGATAAAATTACATTTAATGAATATGAAGGCTCTGATTTTTATATTGAAAAGCCTGCCATTCATCTTGTTTTAGTCGAAGGCAATTCTTCTCATAATCCGGTTCTTTATGCCAACAACCATTCCCATTCCAAATATCCTTATGAACTTTATTTAGACAACTCTGTTTTTGGCTCTTCCGTTTATGATATCCACCATATTAAAATTAAAGTGGCCCAAGAAACTCTTTCTTCAAGCGAAGCCGATATTTACGCTCAAAATGACAGTTCTTTTTCGGGGACATTTAGCATTCAAACAGAGGAAGTTTCACTGAATGGCCCCAGGGGTATCGTCAGTGTAGGACAAGGTACGGATTTAGACATCCAAGGGACTCAATTCAATAATTCACTTTACGGCATTTCTTTCACCGATGAATCCGGAGGATCCTATTCAGCCGATATCAATATCAATGATTCCCGGTTTTTAAATTGCCAAAACGCCATTTACGGATTGGGTACAGGGGACAGCCTTATTATAAACAGTATAAGTAATAATATTTTTAATGAGGTCAATTTCCCTATTTATTTGGACGGGATGGCGTCCATCAATACTATTTCCAAAAACACCATTGGGGAAGCAGGGATGGGGATGACGTTTATGAACAGTACGTTGGATGGTTCTATTTTCAGTAATAAACTCACCAATACTTCTCTCACAGGAATTTCTTTTTCCGGATCGACTCTGAATGGAAATATTTACGGGAATACTCTTTCGGGAAGCGCAAACGGGATTTATCTTGAAGGGAACACTTTGGGTGGTTCTATTTTCAACAATGTCATCACTCATACTTCGGGATCCGGGGTGGCTTTTGACGGAAACTATCTTGGAAAGCCTGAATTTTACATTTTAAACAACAGCTTTGACCAAAACGTTCACGATTTATCATTCCTCAATGGGGACACTGCGGCCAAAACCATGATTTACAATAATTTATTTTCTTTTTCCGTCGATGGGCCGATTACGGCTGAAGACAACAGCCTCGACAATGCTTGGGTTGACTCCAACCTATTCCAAATTTCCACTGAAACGCAGCCTGTGGCCGATTTAAATGGGACTTCTTACTCTCTGAATGCCTTCAATAATCACATGAGCACAATCATGGAAGAAACCCCGGATAATTTTTACGACTGGCTTCATTCTTCTCCTTACTACAATGCAACGGGAGGAAATTACAACTTAAAACCTGCTTCCTTTGCCGTGGATGCCGGAGATGATTTTGGAATCGTTTCCGCCGATATTTCCGGAGCGGCTCGTGTTTCAGGCGGAGGAATGGATTTGGGAGCTTTCGAGTTTATTGTTTCCAGCGATACGGACGGCGATAAATTATGGGATGAATCCGAGGAATCCTGGGGCGCCGATCCTTCTGTTGCGGATAGCGATGAAGATGGACTGGCTGATGGAGAAGAAACGACGCTTTATCGCACCAGCCCGGTGGAGGCGGACAGTGATGCAGATGCTGCTTCCGATGGCGATGAAATTATGGCCGGGAGCGATCCTTTGAATTCTTCGAGTACGCCAATTTATGATGATACGGACGGCGATGGACTCTACGATTATGAAGAAACAGGGGAATATGGCACAGATCCCAATGATTCCGACAGCGATGATGATGGATTAAATGACGGAGAAGAAGTAAACGGGACGCGCGGGTATGTCACGGATCCTCTGTTGGCGGATACGGATTCAGACACACTGAATGATGGAGAGGAATACGAGCATGGGACGAATCCTACCGACCCCGATTCCGATGACGATAGCGTCAATGACGGCCTTGATCTCTGCCTTTCAACCCCCATCGGGGAAGCGGTCAACTCCGTGGGTTGCGCGGCCTCGGAACGAGATTCCGATGGCGATGGCGTTTATGATGATGCCGATGCCTTCCCGAGTGATTCTACCGAATGGGCTGATGCCGATAACGACGGCATGGGCGATAATGCCGATGCCTGCGATGCCACCCCTTCCGGTTCAACCATTGATTCAAATGGTTGCGCGGCTTCGGAACGAGATACAGATAATGATGGTGTGAATGATAGCTTTGACCTGTGCCCTGCAACCCCTGTGGGGGCTGAGGTTAATAGCGTAGGTTGCTCTACTTCGGAACGAGATTCCGATGGAGATGGCGTTTATGATGATGCCGATGCCTTCCCGAGTGATTCTACCGAATGGGCTGATGCCGATAACGACGGCATGGGCGATAATGCCGATGCTTGCGATGCCACCCCTTCCGGTTCAACGATTGATTCAAATGGTTGTGCGGCTTCGGAACGAGATACGGATAATGATGGTGTGAATGACAGCTTTGATCTCTGTCCTGCAACCCCAACCGGTGTAGCGGTTAATAGCGTTGGTTGCGCGGCTTCCGAACGTGATACGGACGGCGATGGCGTTAATGACGATACCGACGTGTTCCCGAGTGATTCTACCGAATGGGCTGATGCCGATAACGACGGCATGGGAGATAATGCCGATGCTTGCGATGCCACCCCCTCCGGGTCAACGATTGACTCGAATGGTTGCGCGACTTCTGAACTAGATACGGATGGGGATGGGTCTATGGACGATGTCGATGCCTGTCCTACTGTTGCCTTTGTCTCCGGCTATGACACCAACCTTGATGGGTGTACCGATAACTCCGACAACGATGACTTTACGGATGATCTCGATGCCTGTCCCGCCGAAGATTCTCGTGGCTTTGACTCTAATTCCGATGGTTGCATCGACGATACTGACGGCGATGGGGTAAAAGACGATGTCGATCTTTGTCCCGCGACCACCGAGACTACGGGCCTTGATGCCTATGGCTGTTCTGATATGGACCGCCGCACCGATTCCGATGGCGATGGAGTTTATGACGACTCCGATGCCTTCCCGACAGACCCAACCGAATGGAGCGATTCCGATGACGATGGTTATGGCGATAATGAAGCTGACGCCTTCCCGAGTGATGGTTCCGAATGGGCCGATTCCGATGGCGATGGCATGGGCGATAATGCTGATGCTTGCGATGCCACCCCCTCCGGGTCAACAATCGATTCAAGTGGTTGCGCGGCTTCGGAGCGAGATACGGATGGCGATGGAGTTTATGATAGCCTCGATCTCTGCCCTTCCACTCCAACCGGAGAATCTGCGGACGCGAATGGTTGTTCCGCTTCACAACGAGACACCGATGGCGACGGATACATGGATGATGTTGACGTTTGCGTAAGTGAAGACTCCCGTGGCTATGACGACGGGACCGGATGTATTGCCGATACCGATAACGATGGGGTAAAGGACAATGTCGATGTTTGCGCCAGTACTCCAACGGGTGAAACAGCGGACAGCACCGGTTGTTCCGCTTCGCAACGAGACACCGATGGCGATGGAATGGACGATGCTTGGGAAACGCTGTATGGACTTGATCCTTCAAATCCAAGCGATGCAGCCCTCGATGAAGAAGGAGATGGTCTCACCAATCTTAAGGAATACAATTATGAGACTGACCCGACTGCGTTTGATTCTTCGGTGTATTATAGCGATACTGGCGATTTTGGGGTGACGTACGGAACCGGAGCAAATGCGGCCTTAGGTAAAACAGTAACTCCAGATATAACAGCCTATGGCTATCATTCAACCAATTTAGTAGATGGGAATATTTCTTCTCTCGCTTACCCTGCGAGCACTACATTTGATTATGAAATTGATCTGGGCGAAGCCGAACCATTGGAAAGCGTTTTGTTATACTGGGGTTATTTTGGGGGGCCGATTTACATCTCGGATTGGGCGTTAAGCGGGACTTTATCGGATGGAACGGAAGTGATCTTGGCTCAAGCCCCTTTTAGCCCGAATACCTACCAAACATTAGTCATGCTGGATCCCGGATTACAAGGTCTTGAGTTCACCAAACTTGAGATTTTCGCTTCCAGCGATGTCGGAAACTGGATCGGCATGTTTGAATTGTTCGCCTATGAGTTGTAA
- a CDS encoding GspE/PulE family protein, whose protein sequence is MADSTPQSATANVTNGASATTPPTVAVTTPTIQQIAPTFSVMQPSQPAATPSAITSVGMSSSAAVAPQPTANSSAAQSTAGTSAVSDNLFKINRDLKEKAVKEQAARFGYGYIDIEKIPINPDLASVFYESEAIKALCIPFFRVGKKLRVALFDPKKEETVQLLESLKQKGYLLNINLASDEGIKSIIDRLYAATRKYAAQEIVTQVSEADIQAYEKEIQNLGELKNKLQTITSEEALNLINVGAIKTGASDIHIQPEEKNAILRFRIDGVLQKIFEMDLKIFANITNQLKYKSGMKLNITNVPQDGRFYFVINQRKIDVRVSALPTEFGETFVLRLLDSGKGFLAFDQCGFIGRNLELMNKSVQISHGMILATGPTGSGKTTTLYSLLNQFNSPQVKIITLEDPIEYHLPGISQSQINEKRGYNFADGLRSILRQDPDIVMVGEIRDRETAETAAQAALTGHILLSTLHTNSAIETIPRLINIGLVPFMVAPSLHMVIAQRLVRKLCLSCRKKSPITEVERKELEETCSMVLKLQPGASCTVPAELWHAGECDKCSHTGYSGQMGIHEILVVDDPIRELILQNAPSNAIFMKAREQGMTTMREDGLMKVMQEITTLEEVQRVTQLL, encoded by the coding sequence ATGGCAGATTCTACCCCTCAATCGGCGACGGCAAATGTAACCAATGGAGCCTCGGCAACAACCCCACCGACGGTCGCTGTAACGACCCCAACAATACAACAAATCGCCCCGACTTTTTCGGTCATGCAGCCGTCTCAACCAGCGGCAACACCCTCTGCGATCACCTCAGTCGGAATGTCGTCAAGCGCGGCTGTGGCGCCTCAACCAACGGCGAACTCCTCTGCGGCACAATCAACCGCGGGGACAAGCGCTGTGTCCGACAACCTTTTCAAAATCAATCGAGACCTCAAAGAAAAGGCGGTAAAAGAACAAGCCGCGCGATTTGGATATGGCTACATCGATATTGAAAAAATCCCGATCAATCCGGACCTCGCTTCTGTTTTCTATGAATCCGAGGCAATCAAAGCTCTTTGTATCCCCTTTTTTCGTGTGGGAAAAAAATTACGCGTTGCGCTTTTTGATCCTAAAAAAGAAGAAACCGTTCAGCTGCTCGAAAGCCTCAAACAAAAAGGATATCTCCTTAACATCAATTTGGCTTCGGATGAGGGGATTAAATCCATTATCGATCGTTTGTATGCCGCCACGCGCAAATACGCGGCGCAGGAAATTGTGACGCAAGTTTCCGAAGCTGATATTCAGGCGTATGAAAAAGAAATCCAAAATCTTGGCGAACTCAAAAATAAATTGCAAACCATCACGTCCGAAGAGGCGCTGAATCTCATTAATGTGGGGGCCATTAAAACCGGCGCTTCCGACATCCACATCCAACCCGAAGAGAAAAATGCCATTTTGCGTTTTCGCATTGATGGAGTTTTGCAAAAAATCTTTGAAATGGATCTTAAGATTTTTGCCAACATTACAAACCAACTCAAATACAAATCCGGAATGAAGCTCAACATCACGAATGTTCCGCAAGATGGACGTTTTTATTTCGTGATTAATCAACGAAAAATCGACGTTCGTGTTTCCGCTCTTCCTACAGAATTCGGAGAAACGTTTGTGCTCCGGTTGCTCGACAGCGGGAAAGGATTTTTGGCATTTGATCAATGCGGATTCATTGGGCGAAATCTGGAGCTGATGAACAAGTCGGTGCAAATTTCACACGGCATGATCTTGGCCACCGGGCCCACGGGCTCCGGAAAAACGACCACCTTGTATTCGTTGCTCAATCAATTCAATTCACCACAAGTCAAAATCATCACTCTCGAAGATCCGATCGAATATCACCTCCCCGGAATTTCGCAAAGCCAGATCAATGAAAAACGCGGGTATAATTTTGCCGATGGCTTGCGATCCATTCTTCGACAAGATCCGGACATCGTTATGGTGGGTGAAATCCGTGACCGAGAAACCGCAGAAACTGCCGCCCAAGCGGCATTGACCGGACACATTTTGCTTTCAACTTTACATACCAATAGCGCGATTGAAACCATTCCGCGATTGATCAATATCGGGCTGGTTCCGTTCATGGTGGCGCCCTCGTTGCACATGGTGATTGCTCAACGTTTGGTTCGAAAATTATGCCTCTCTTGTCGCAAAAAAAGTCCGATCACGGAGGTTGAGAGAAAAGAACTCGAAGAGACATGTTCTATGGTTTTAAAACTGCAACCGGGTGCGTCTTGTACCGTTCCCGCCGAGCTTTGGCATGCGGGTGAATGCGATAAATGCAGCCACACGGGCTATTCCGGACAAATGGGAATTCATGAAATTTTAGTCGTGGATGATCCCATTCGCGAACTCATTTTGCAAAATGCGCCCTCAAATGCGATTTTCATGAAAGCGCGTGAGCAGGGCATGACCACGATGCGTGAAGATGGACTCATGAAAGTGATGCAGGAAATCACGACGCTGGAAGAAGTCCAAAGAGTGACGCAGCTGTTGTAA